Below is a window of Christensenella minuta DNA.
TTGCAGCAGAATATTATCGGATTCGCTGCCGAAATAAATTGCCAGCCAGATACCGATCCCGGCGGCGATGCCTAAAAATATTTGCCAAAAATTCAACTGTTTTTCCGTAAGCTTTTTCATAGAATACCCCTCAATTTCAAGTGCTTTTCCTATTATTACATAGAATGCCTTTAAATTCCATATTAAATTGAAAAATTTATTTATTTTTTAGCAGGAATCTGTTACACTGAATATATCTTCATTTCAAATATGGAATTTAAGTTTAAGAGGCTTCACATAAATAAATATCATTAGGGAGGCTTATTACATGAAAGTATATCATCCACAAGACATTTTTAACATTGCGGTTGTCGGGCACGGCGGAGAAGGGAAGACGACGCTCGTCGAGGCAATGCTTTATGATTCCGGCGCAACAGAGCGCATGGGCCGCGTGGAAGATGGAAATACCGTGACGGACTATGACGGCGAAGAAATTAAACGGCAAATATCAATCGGGCTTGCGCTGGCACCCGTTGAGTGGAAGAATAAAAAGATCAATCTGATCGACGCTCCCGGATACTTTGACTTTGAAGGAGAAGCGGTCGCGGCATATGAGCTTTGCGACAGCGCCCTCATTGTACTGAGCGCAAACGGAACAGTTCCGGTCGGCGCTCAGAAGGCTTATGATTATTGTTCCAGGCATGCAATCCCGCGTGCATTTCTCGTTAATCAGGTAGATAAAGAACATGCCGACTACGTAAAAACCGTAGCTGCGCTGGGGACGAAGTACACCTCTTCAATCACAGCGGTTCAAATGCCGATTATGAAGGACGGCAAGTTTGAGGGGATCGTTGACATCATCGGCATGAAAGCATATCTGTTTGACGGGCAGAATGTGAAAGAAGCGGATATTCCGGCGGAATGTTCCGCAGACGCGGAGGGCCTGCGGGAGGCACTGGTAGAAAATGCTGCCGGCAACGATGAAGAGCTGATGGAAAAGTTTTTCGACGGACAGGAGCTTTCCACCGATGATATATTGAAAGGACTGCGTGCGGGAATCCTCCAGGGAAACATCGCGCCCGTGTTTGTCAGTGCAGCGGCGCCGAATGCCGGAGTGCGGGAACTGATGGACGAGATTATTGCCCTTATGCCGAATGCGGCGGAAATGCCGGGCACTGAGGCGCTCGACGCTTCCGGTAATTCTGTAACGCTCAAAATCGATACTTCCGCTCCTTTCACGGCGCATGTATTGAAGACCATTGCAGACCCGTTTGTGGGGAAATTGTCCATTATAAAAATTGTACAGGGCACTTTGAAATCGGATATGTCTATTACAAACGCCAATACGGGCAAACCGGAAAAGTGTTCGGGCCTTGGCATTATGCGGGGCAAAAAGCTAATTAATATAGGCGAACTTGAGGCGGGGGATATTGGCGCGGTTGCCAAGCTGCAGCATACGGCGACTGGTGATACGCTGTGCTCTACTTCGTGCGTTGTGAAATTCCCTCCGCTTGCTTTCCCGGAACCGTGCATTTGTCTTGCGGTCGGCGCGAAGAAGAAAGGGGAGGAAGAGAAAGTGTTCTCAGGCCTGCACCGTTTAGAGGACGAGGATCCGACTTTTAAACTTGTAAAGGATACGGAAACGGGTGATATGCTGGCTAACGGCATGGGAGAGATGCACCTTGAGGTTATTAACAACAAACTGAAAAGCAAATTTAATGTGGAAGGCGAACTGCACGATCCGCGGATTCCGTATCGTGAGGCGATTAAAAAAGCTGTTAAGGCACAGGGGAAGCATAAGAAGCAGTCGGGCGGTCATGGGCAGTATGGTGATGTATGGATTGAGTTCTCTCCGGTGCCGGACGGACTCGCAGACTTTATATTTGAAGATAAGATTGTTGGCGGCGTTGTACCGAGACAATATATACCGGCGGTAGAAAAGGGCCTGAAGGAGAGCATACAGAAAGGCGTATTGGCGGGCTACCCTGTAGTAGGACTGAAATGTACGCTCTATGATGGTTCCTACCATACGGTTGACTCTTCTGAAATGGCATTTAAAGTGGCTGCAAACCTTGCGTTTAAGAAGGGTATTGCGGAGGCGAATCCTATCTTGCTCGAACCGATCATGAAGGTTGTTGTTACGATTCCGGACGAGTATATGGGAGATATCATTGGCGATCTCAACCGCCGGCGCGGCAGGATTCTTGGGATGAATCCGGAGGGCGGTCTGCAGGAAGTAACGGCCGAGGTGCCGCTGAGCGAATTGTTTAAATATGCGACGGATCTGCGGTCTATGACACAGGCGCGCGGGACATTTAAGCAGACGTTTGAGCGGTACGAAGAGGTTCCTGCACAGATGGCGGGAAAAATCATTGAACAAGCAAAAAAAGATATGGAAGAATAACACAAAAACTGGTAAGATAAAGGCTGCGGGAGCGCAGCCTTTATTTTTTAGCTGAGCGCGGGCATAAGACTTTTTAGCAGTTCTATGTTAGAATGGGATTGTTACCATAAATTTTTAAATCGTACGGGAGAATGACACATGAGAAAGACAAAAATTATTTGCACACTGGGACCTTCCAGTGAAGATGAAAATACGATCAGACGCATGGTGGAAGCCGGCATGGATGTGGCGCGTCTTAATTTTTCGCATGGCGATCATAAAACTCAGCTGGAACGCATCCGGAAAATTAAAAAAATAAGCAAAGATACGGGAAAACATATTTCCTGCCTCTTAGATACCAAGGGGCCGGAAATCAGGATCGGAACCTTTAAAACAGGCCGTATTGAACTGCACGAAGGCGATACGTTTACCCTTACGACGCGCGAGGTGGAAGGCGACGAGACCTGCGTTTCAGAAACGTTTAAGAACCTGCCGCAGGACCTTGCCCAGGGAGCGATCATCTTGATCGATGATGGCCTGATTGAGATGCAGGTAATGTGTATCACCGATACGGAGATCACATGCAAGGTGTTGAACGGAGGAATGCTTTCCGACCGAAAGGGCGTAAATGTGCCGGGATTCTCCGTATCTCTGCCTTATATCAGTGAAAAAGACCGTGCGGATATTGTTTTTGGCATTGAGAATGATGTTGACTTTATCGCAGCAAGCTTCACCCGCAGCGAACAGGATATCCTTGACATCAAACATATTCTCGATGAATATAAGTGCAAGAGTATAAAAATTATCGCTAAAATTGAAAATGCGGAAGGCGTAAAAAACATCGATGATATCCTGCGCGTATCAGACGGGATTATGGTTGCCCGCGGTGATATGGGTGTGGAAATACCGCTCGAAGAAGTGCCGGTATTGCAAAAACGGTTGATCCGCAAAGCGTATGGGGCTGGTAAAATTGTCATTACGGCGACCCAGATGCTGGAGAGTATGATGCATAATCCGCGGCCGACGCGTGCGGAAACGACGGATATCGCCAACGCGATCTACGACGGGACGAGCGCAATTATGCTGTCGGGTGAGACGGCTGCCGGGAAATACCCGGTCGAGTGCGTAAAGACAATGGCCCGCATCGCGCTGCGCACGGAAAAAGACATCAACTATGAAATGCGGTTTAAGAAAAACGATATGGCGCAGATATCGGATGTAACAAACGCCATTTCACACGCAGCCTGTACGACTGCGTATGACCTTGGCGCGTCTGCCATTATCGCCGTGACAAAGACGGGGAGATCTGTACGCATGGTTTCAAAATACCGGCCCTCCATTCCGATTATTGGATGTTCGCCAGAGGAGCAGGTATGCCGCCAGCTCAATATGTCCTGGGGCGTAACTCCTATGAAGGTGGAACAGAAGCTGAATACGGACGAGTTGTTTGAGATGGTCGTGAATTATGGAAAAAAAGCGGGCCTGCTTGAAAACGGAGACCTCGTGGTAATTATGGCCGGGGTGCCGCTTGGTATCGCAGGGACTACGAACCTTTTGAAGGTTCATATCGTGGGCGACGTATTGGTCAAAGGAACGGGCATCAACGGACTGTGCGCCTCCGGGAATCTTTGCGTCGCGCGGACGGAAAAGGAGGCGCGGCAAACCTTTAAACGTGGCGACATTCTGGCGGTTCCCACAACCTCCAATAATATTTTGGATTTAATGAAACAATCCGCGGGTATAATAACAGAAGAGGATGGGCCGGATACACATGCCGCGATTGTGGGTATGGCTCTTGATATCCCCGTATTGGTAGGCGCGGTGAGCGCGACCCAGATTCTTAAGACGGGAACGCATATCAAACTGGATGCGGAACGCGGACTCGTCTGCAATGAAAATCGTGAGGACTGATAATATCTATGCTTAATTTTAAACCGTTAGAGTTGGAAGATAAACCGATCTTCGATAGTTTTGTATTGCCTCAGCAATTCCGGCATTCCGAAGCTTCCTTTTCCAATATGTATACATGGCAGGAGGCGTGGGATATCCAGATGGCAGTGGAGGGAAATGGCCTGTATATTTGGATGTATAGTGATGTATATAAACCCTTTATGCTGCCTCCCTACCTTAAAGACCCAAATGAGCCGATTGAGCCTTATATGCGGAAGTGTGAGGAATACATGGCAGACAAGGGAGGGGTCTTCTATATTAAGTGCGCAACACCGCGCATGGTGGAGAAGATCAAAAACGATTGCGGCGACCGTTATGGTTTTGTCTATGATGAGTATAATTCGGAATATGTGTATCACGCCAAGGATCTGATCGATCTTTCCGGCAAAAAATATCATTCCAAGAGAAATCATATCAATGCGTTCCTCCGCACTTATCAGAGTGAGTTCGATCTTTATGATGATAAATATAGGGACGAATGCTTAAAGCTTCAGGAGGATTGGGCACTGGATAAAGACGCAGACCCAAGGGAGGCGGAAGAAGAGCTTCTTTCCATTACAAAAGCGCTCGATCATTGGCGGGAGCTCAACTTCAAGGGTTGTGTGATTAAGATTGCGGGCGAGGTCGTCGCGTTTTCATTCGGGGAGCAGATTAGCGAAGATACGGCAATTATCCACATTGAAAAGGCGCGTTCAGATTATAATGGATTGTTTACCTACGTCAATAATGCCTTTGTAAAGAACGTATGGTCCCATTGCACATACATCAATCGCGCGGAAGACATGGGAGTCCCGGGAATCCGCAAGGCAAAACAGTCTTATCATCCGGTATTTATGCTGGAAAAATACGATGTGATTTTGAGTGGTGAAACGACATGAGTATCAGGCCGCTTTCAAGAACAGACGAAGCAAGGGCGAAAAAGATATGGAAGATTTGTTTTGGGGATTCGGATGCTTTTATTGAAGAATATTTTAATGGAATTGTACGCTATGAGAACACACTCGGTTATTATGAAGGGCGTGAACTCATAGCGGATCTTTTTATGTTGAAGTTTCAGGCAAAGATTGCGGGCGCTGACTTTGAAACGAAATTTCTGGCGGGCTGTGCGACGATGCCCGAAGCGAGAAAGCGCGGTTTAATGCGTGAGCTGGTACGGAATGCAATGTTGGATATGAGGAGGCACGGGCTTGCCGTTACATACCTGCATCCGTTCCTTCACGATTTTTACCGCCGGTTCGGCTATGAAACGGTCGCATACGTAAAAAAAGGACGTATAATACCG
It encodes the following:
- the fusA gene encoding elongation factor G, coding for MKVYHPQDIFNIAVVGHGGEGKTTLVEAMLYDSGATERMGRVEDGNTVTDYDGEEIKRQISIGLALAPVEWKNKKINLIDAPGYFDFEGEAVAAYELCDSALIVLSANGTVPVGAQKAYDYCSRHAIPRAFLVNQVDKEHADYVKTVAALGTKYTSSITAVQMPIMKDGKFEGIVDIIGMKAYLFDGQNVKEADIPAECSADAEGLREALVENAAGNDEELMEKFFDGQELSTDDILKGLRAGILQGNIAPVFVSAAAPNAGVRELMDEIIALMPNAAEMPGTEALDASGNSVTLKIDTSAPFTAHVLKTIADPFVGKLSIIKIVQGTLKSDMSITNANTGKPEKCSGLGIMRGKKLINIGELEAGDIGAVAKLQHTATGDTLCSTSCVVKFPPLAFPEPCICLAVGAKKKGEEEKVFSGLHRLEDEDPTFKLVKDTETGDMLANGMGEMHLEVINNKLKSKFNVEGELHDPRIPYREAIKKAVKAQGKHKKQSGGHGQYGDVWIEFSPVPDGLADFIFEDKIVGGVVPRQYIPAVEKGLKESIQKGVLAGYPVVGLKCTLYDGSYHTVDSSEMAFKVAANLAFKKGIAEANPILLEPIMKVVVTIPDEYMGDIIGDLNRRRGRILGMNPEGGLQEVTAEVPLSELFKYATDLRSMTQARGTFKQTFERYEEVPAQMAGKIIEQAKKDMEE
- the pyk gene encoding pyruvate kinase; this encodes MRKTKIICTLGPSSEDENTIRRMVEAGMDVARLNFSHGDHKTQLERIRKIKKISKDTGKHISCLLDTKGPEIRIGTFKTGRIELHEGDTFTLTTREVEGDETCVSETFKNLPQDLAQGAIILIDDGLIEMQVMCITDTEITCKVLNGGMLSDRKGVNVPGFSVSLPYISEKDRADIVFGIENDVDFIAASFTRSEQDILDIKHILDEYKCKSIKIIAKIENAEGVKNIDDILRVSDGIMVARGDMGVEIPLEEVPVLQKRLIRKAYGAGKIVITATQMLESMMHNPRPTRAETTDIANAIYDGTSAIMLSGETAAGKYPVECVKTMARIALRTEKDINYEMRFKKNDMAQISDVTNAISHAACTTAYDLGASAIIAVTKTGRSVRMVSKYRPSIPIIGCSPEEQVCRQLNMSWGVTPMKVEQKLNTDELFEMVVNYGKKAGLLENGDLVVIMAGVPLGIAGTTNLLKVHIVGDVLVKGTGINGLCASGNLCVARTEKEARQTFKRGDILAVPTTSNNILDLMKQSAGIITEEDGPDTHAAIVGMALDIPVLVGAVSATQILKTGTHIKLDAERGLVCNENRED
- a CDS encoding DUF2156 domain-containing protein; this translates as MLNFKPLELEDKPIFDSFVLPQQFRHSEASFSNMYTWQEAWDIQMAVEGNGLYIWMYSDVYKPFMLPPYLKDPNEPIEPYMRKCEEYMADKGGVFYIKCATPRMVEKIKNDCGDRYGFVYDEYNSEYVYHAKDLIDLSGKKYHSKRNHINAFLRTYQSEFDLYDDKYRDECLKLQEDWALDKDADPREAEEELLSITKALDHWRELNFKGCVIKIAGEVVAFSFGEQISEDTAIIHIEKARSDYNGLFTYVNNAFVKNVWSHCTYINRAEDMGVPGIRKAKQSYHPVFMLEKYDVILSGETT